TAGCTACAACATCTATCAACATTTGAATTCCTTGCCTTCCTGTCATGTATTTTGCGTCCGGAGTATAGGACCAACCACCACCAGAAGTGATACATGATTCCCAAGGATAAGGCAACGTTTTTTCGGGAACACGATTTTCAGGTGTCAAATAATTTTGATTTTTACCGTGAACCGCTCTATCTACTACAATCAATCCTGGCTGTTTTTGACGTGCTTCCACGACTAATTCATCCATTTTGATGTCTTGGTCAACTACTCTATGTTTTATAAATCCGTTTCCTGATTCATTCTCTGCAAACTTTTCAACATACCCTTTTTTCACTTCATTTTCTGGTGTTTTAGCAACCCAACCACCATCAAGCCATAAAATATCTACTTTACCATAATCAGAAAGCAGTTCTAAAATTTGGTTATGAGTAAAATCAGTATATTTTTTCCATTTATCTGGGTAAGTAGCTGGATCATAATTTACATTTCTGTCAAAAGGCGGGAAATAAGGATTCCAATAGTTTTTGTTATGCCAGTCCGGTTTAGAAAAATAAGCTCCAATCCACATTTTTTCTTTTCGAAAAGCATTAAAAACTTCTTTTGTAATGTTTGCTCTAGGGTTTGTACTAAAAGCACATTCGGAATCGGTTACTTTATAATCAGAATATTTAGTATCAAACATATTAAATCCGTCATGGTGTTTTGTAGTAAATACCATGTATTTCATACCAGCAGCCTTAGCTACTTTGGCCCATTTTTCAGGATTAAATTTCACTGGATTAAAAGTCTTTTTTAATCCTTCGTAATCTTTTACGTAAGTATTATAATTTGCTGGATCGCTTCCCTTTGTACGTTCACACCATCCATAATCTTCCGGGCAAATTGACCAAGATTCTACAATTCCCCATTCACTATAAGTTCCCCAATGCATCAACAAACCAAACTTTTTTCCTTGCCATTCATCTAGATTTTTTAATACTAATGGATCTGTTTCTGGTACATATCGTTCATCTTCATATATGGCCTGCGAAAATAGTTGTGCCGAGAACAACATCGCGAGTATTACTATTCCTTTTTTCATCTTTCGTCTATTTATAATTTTTAATCAACTTTAATTTTAAAATCTTATTTAGTTTCGTTACTTAAAGAATAAGGCACATTTTCAGGTTTACCTGCCCAATCTTTATTAGGAATATCTCCTAAATTAAAATCTAATTTCCCTCCTTTTTGAATGTCTTCAAATTTTAAATAACTATTAGAATACGTCTTCCCGTTTAATGAAGCAGACTGAATATAAAAATTGCTTTGAGAGTTGTCTTTTGCATCAATCTCAAATGTTTTTCCATTTTCTAAATGAAGTATTGCTTTTTTAAACAATGGGCTTCCTATTACATATTGATTCACTGCTGGAGTCACTGGATAAAAACCAAGTGAACTAAACACATACCAAGCCGATGTTTGTCCGTTATCTTCATCACCACAATATCCATCAGGAGTAGCAGCATATAATTTAGTTAACACTTCTCTTACTTTTTGCTGTGCTTTGTAGGATTGATTAGCATAATTATACAAATAAATCATGTGTTGTATTGGCTGATTTCCATGAGCATAATTCCCCATATTAGCCACTTGCATTTCTCTAATTTCGTGAATAGTTTGTCCGTAGTATGAATCATCAAAACTTGGTGGCATTGAAAAGACTTCATCTAGTTTTGAAGCAAATTTATCTTTACCGCCCATCAAATTAATTAAACCTTGTACATCATGAAAAACAGACCACGTATAGTGTAAACTATTTCCTTCTGTAAATGCATCTCCCCATTTTAATGGATTAAAAGGACTTTGAAAATCACCTTCTTTATTTTTACCTCTCATTAAATTTACTGATGGATCAAATACATTTTTATAGTTTAACGATTTCTTTAAATACGTATTGGCAATATCAGTTTTGCCTAATTTTTGAGCCATTTTACCAATAGTAAAATCAGCAAAAGCATATTCTAAAGTACGTGCTACATTTTCGTTTATTCTTACATTATAAGGAACATATCCTAAACTATTATAATAATTAAGCCCTTCACGACCAACTGAACTTACGGGTCTTCCTTTCTCAACAGTTGCATTTTTTAACATGGCTTCCAACAGCAACTCTCCATTGATATTTTTACCACCTTTTAGAAATGCATCTGCAATAATCGTAGCCGAATTTGACCCAACCATACAATCTCTATGTCCTGGACTTGCCCACTCTGGTAACCATCCTGACTCTTTATAAGTGTTTGCTAGACCATCCATGATATGACTATTCAATTCAGGGTACATCATATTAAAGAATGGAAATACTGCCCTAAAAGTGTCCCAAAATCCATTATCAGTAAACATATAACCTGGATTTACTTTTCCGTTATAAGGGCTATAGTGTACTACATTGTTATTCTTATCAAACTCGTAGAACTTTCTTGGAAATAACAATACACGGTATAAACTAGAATAAAATGTTCTAATGTGATCTATATTATCATCTTCTACTTGAATTCTACTTAATTCTTTTTCCCAAGCTTGTTTTGCTTTTTCTTTGGTTTGTTCAAAAGTATCAGTACCAATTTCTTTATCTAAATTCAATTGCGCTTGTTCTGGACTAATAAATGATGAAGCTACTTTTACATGTACCACTTCGCCTTTTTTAGTTTTAAAACCAATAATTGCACCTACATGTTTCCCCTCACTTTCAGTAGAGTTTTCCATTAATTTCCAACCATCAGTCCATGTATCGTTGATTTCAAAATCTTTATCAAACTCGGCCACAAAATAATTATGGAAGTTATCCGGAACACCACCACTATTATTACGACAGTATCCAATTATTTTGCGTTCAGCTGGAATAATTTTCACCATCGATCCTTTAAAAAAGGCATCTAACATGATGTATGAAGTTTTAGCTTCTGGAAAAGTAAATTTAAAATGAGCTGCTCTTTCCGTTGGGCTCACCTCTGCAGTCACATCATAATCTGCTAAATAAACAGAATAGTAATATGGTTTTGCAATTTCGGCTTTGTGAGAAAACCAAGATTCACGCTCGTCTTCTTTATATTTTAAATCTCCTGTTACTGCCATCAATGAAAAGGCAGCGTAATCATTAATCCAAGGACTTGGCTGATGTGTTTGTTTAATCCCTCTAATTTTATTATCATCATACTTATAACACCAACCATCACCCATTTTTGATGTCGTAGGGGTCCAAAAGTTCATTGCCCAAGGGGTCGCAATTACAGGATAAGTATTTCCATTAGATAAACTATAATCAGAATCAGTTCCCATCAACGGATTAACATAATCTACAACATTGACTGCTTTTTCTGTTGTTTTTAAAAATTCAATTGTCTTATTCGAACAAGAAAAACACAATAAATAAACTAAAAATTTTAAATATTTCATATCTTAATTAATTACAATTTCATCAAAAAACATAAATACACTTTCTCCTTTTGGAGATTTCTTCAAATTGGTTGCTATTACCTTTACAAATTTGGCATTTATAGCATTAAAATTAATTATAAAATCTTTTAATTCCGATTTTGAATTGGTAACAAATGGATGTAAAAGTTGCCCCATTTCTTTATAAGTAACTCCGTCATTTGAAACTAATACTTTTATTGCTATTGGAAAAAATATACCAGCACCTTGATTTTCAATCGAACCTAATCTTACCTCATTGATACTTTGAGCAGCTCCCAGCTCAATAACAGCTTCCATATCATTAGCTAACCAAGCTTGCCATTGACCATCATGAAAATCCTTAGTACCTCTAATAATATTTACTAAGCTTAATGGACTGTTTCCTTTATAATTGTCATTATACGACGTTTTAAAACTTATTTTACTGCCAAACCCTTTATGAAATTGAATGGTATCTATAAGGACTTTTCCTCTTGATTTATCATTTTCGAATAGAGAAGCTTTTAAGATTGTTGTTTTATTAAGAACAATCGAATCTGTATATTTGATTGGATTATGAGTTAAACTTTTATCGCCAAAAACATAACGAATATCTTTTTTTTGCAATTCATTTTTCAACGCCACTTTCACTGTTTTATTTTTTAAATCAGCAGTTGAAGAAGAAATTATTAGATAAGCACTTTTAGCATAATTTATTCCTAAATAATCAAAACGATTCAATAAACTAGGTAATCTATTAATAAAACTTTTCCAACTTCTCACTTCTTTTGGGCTCCATACGGCTTCCGCCAAAGCAGCTAATCTTGGAAAAATCATATATTCTGATGCTGATGGAGTAGTAATATATTCCGACCATAAATTAGCTTGACCACCTAAAACATGTTTAGCTTCAGCAGGAGTCATTGATTCTACAATAGGATCAAATTCATACACTTTACTCAATGGAAGAAAGGCATCAAAAGCTAATGGTTCTTCGTTTTGCGGACCTTGATAAAAGTTAATATAACAATGAGAATCTGGTGTCATAACTACATCATGTCCTTGCTCTGTAGCTTCAATTCCACCTTTGGTTCCTCTCCAACTCATAACAGTTGCATCGGGAGCTAGACCTCCTTCTAAAATCTCATCCCAACCTATCACTCTTTTACCTTTAGAATTGATGTATTTTTCCATTCTTTTTACAAAATAACTTTGTAATTCATGGGTACTTTTCAATCCTTCATCTTTCATTCTTTTTTGGCAAAACGGACAAGTTTCCCAATTAGTTTTGGTTGCCTCATCTCCTCCAATATGAATATATTTAGATGGAAAAATAGCAAAAACTTCATCTAATACATTTTGCAAAAATTCAAAAGTAGAATCTTTACCTGCGCAATAAATATCAGTAATTGGCCAAACTCCTCCAGAAGGAACACCAATCTGTTGGTTAAAACAAGCTAACTCAGGATAAGAAGCAATAGCACTACTTACGTGTGCGGGCATCTCTATTTCTGGAATTATTTCAACATTTTTTGATTGTGCATATTTTACAATTTCTTTTAGTTCCTCTTGTGTCAAAAATCCACCATAAGTCCCTTTTTCATCTGCATTGACCTTACGTCTTGAATTCCAAAATAGATTTTCTTGATTTACTCTCCAGCCTCCTACTTCGGTTAATTTAGGGTATTTTTTGATTTCAATTCTCCATCCTTGATCATCTACTAAATGCAAATGCAATACATTCATTTTTAGCATCGCCAAGCGATCAATTGTTTCTAGAACATATGCTTTATCGAAAAAATGACGGGATAAATCCAGCATCAATCCTCTCCATTGAAAACGGGGCTCATCAGTGATAGTCACATTAGGTACTTCCCATTTTACATTAGGAACAATGGACTTACTTTCGATCGCAGTTGGCGATAATTGTCTAATAGTTTCAAGAGCATAAATAAAACCTGCATTTTCCTTAGCTGTAACAATTATAGCTTTAGCATTAACTTCCAATTTATATGCTTCTCTATTAAGGTTTTTATCTACTTTAAACAAGATATAATTGCTTTTTGGCACCTTTGTCGCAAATTGCGGTTTCCAGCCAGCTGCAGCTTCAAACTTGTTGATTAAAGCAGTTGCAATCTCTTTTTGAGAATTTCCATTTACGATAAACCTAGTGGAATTAGAAAATTGAAATTTTCCCTTATTCACAATCATCTTAGCAGGTACAGGGATAATATGAATATCTTTCTCTGTGAGTGCATTTTGACTCACACAAGATCCAGAAATACCTAGCAGTATTGCTAAAATTATTGTTTTTAATCTACTCATTTTTATTGGTTTAAGGTTGGTGTAATTTTAAATTGGTATTGGTAGATTTTATCTAAAAGTCTATATTTCTCCATTGGCCAGGACTGCCAACTGTCAATTCCTCCAATTCCCATTTGTTTGAAATCAATCTTTAAACTCGTCAAATCTCTTTCCATAATATCAGCGGCATTTCTCTGATCTTTTTCTAATCCATCATCACAGTCATCCATTAGATAATGCAAAGCGGTAATCCCTAATAAATCTTCTGATTCTACTTTTAATTGTATTTTATCATTCGATAAATTCAGCCAGCGAACATCTGTTTTATTTCCCGTTTCTTGTGGACGTATATAGGGATAATATTGTTCCGATACGGTTTGCTTGTACAAACCTACATGCGAACTGTAATTTCTATCTATATAATTTTCATGTGGTCCTCTACCATAATATTCCATGGTGTTGAATGTTTTTGGTACTACCAATTCCATCCCAAAACGAGGCAACATAGGTTCTTCCTTGGTTTTATCAATATTCAAAACTTGCTGAACACTCAATTCTCCGTTACTATTGATTTCATAATTCAAAGCTAATTCAGCAGCAACCTCTGGCAAACTATAAGTTGCTTTTACAATTATTTTATTGTCTTTTGTAATTGTAAAATTCCAAGATAACAACTTTGGATTTTCCATTGCCTCTTTCCATGGCAATAGTCTTTGTTGCAATCCTGCTCCAAAATCATTGTCATTTGGCGCACGCCAAAAATCTGGTCGCAATTGATAGCCTTCTTTTAAAATAGTCTGATTATCATAAGTATAACCCGAAATAAATCCTGTTTTTTTATCGAAAATGATCTCCGTTTTATCACTTTTAAAAACTGTGGAATTTGGATTTTTTAAAACTATAATTTTTGCAGCTCCTACAACTTTTGCGTCATTTTTCCACCGCCCTACTAAAATAAGTTGTTCAGTAGCTATTTCGAAATCTTTCGGTAAAAATGGTTCCTCTTCTTGTAACGTATAACTTACATTTACGAAAGCTTCTTGAAACTTTTTCCCTTGTAGATTTATAAGCAAAACATACTCTTTAGATTGTTGTGGATTAATATCCAAAGAAGCAATTGTACCATTACTATCTTCTACTCCATCCAACATTAATTTCCAATGCAGATTCACATTTGATAAATCTTTGAAGAAAAATTCATTAAAAACTTTTATAGTTGTTGCCTCTTTATTACTCCAAGAAGTTCCAATATTTTGATATACATTTCGCATTTCAAAAGCATGAGGATTTGGTTGGCGCTCTGGGTTAAAAACACCATTGTTCAAAAAATTATTGGCACTAGGAACATCTTTTGGACCAAAATCTCCACCATAAGCAAAAACCTTCTTTCCGTCTTCCCTTGTTTTATATACAGATTGGTCTATCATATCCCAAACAAAACCACCTTGAAAATTTTTATGTGCGCGAAATACATCCCAATAATCCTTGAAATTCCCCATTGAATTCCCCATGGCATGTGCGTATTCACTTAAAATATAAGGGCGCTCCGGATTTGGATTCGCAGCAATATATTCTTCCATTGCTGTTGGTGCGCTGTACTGCGGATCAATAATATCTGAATCCCAATCGAATTTCATGTTTTTACCATCCCATCCTGCATAGGAAGCTCTTTCGTACTGAATAGGTCTTGAAGCATCTCTATTTTTCAACCATAAATAGGCACGATAAAAATTATAACCATTTCCACCTTCATTACCCATACTCCAAATAATTATCGAAGGGTGATTTTTATCTCTTTCGACCATTCGGCTTATTCTTTGAAAATGTGCTAACTCCCAAGCGGTTTTGTTTCCTAGGGTTTTATCAACATCATAGCCCATTCCATGTGATTCTAAATTGGCTTCATCAACCAAATAAATTCCATATTTATCACACAATTCATAAAAATATTCATCATTAGGATAATGAGACATTCTAAGCGCATTGATATTGTATTGCTTTAATATTTGAATATCTTGCTCCATGCGGGCTCTAGAAATCGTTTGTCCCGTTGTAGGGTCTGTTTCCATACGATTGACACCTTTTATGTAAACCGCTTTACCATTTACTAAAAGTTGTCCTCCTTTGATTTCTACTTTTCTAAAACCTACATTTTGCGTAATCACTTCGACTACATTCCCTTTTTTATCCTTTAAAATAAAATTGAGTTGGTATAAATTTGGAACTTCAGCACTCCATTTTTTTGGATTATCTACAGCAAGATTAAAAACTAATTTATTGGTTGTATTTAGTTTTTGCGTATTCGAAAGAATAGTTTTCGCACCTTCTTTCAATTCTACTTCTAAGAAATAAGAATCTTTTTTATTATAGCCAGAAAATTCAGTTGCAATTTTTAATGTCCCGTTTACATACGAAGCATCTAAATCCGGCGTAACTTCAAAATCTTTAAGATGCACTTTATTCCTTGCATACAAATAGCTTTCTCTAGTGATGCCACTCATTCGCCAAAAATCTTGACATTCTAAATACGAGCCATCACTCCATTTCATCACTTTTAGCGTAATGGTATTTTTTCCTGTTTTTAGAAAAGAGGTAATATCGAATTCTTGAGGTAATTTACCATCTTCGCCATAACCAACATACTGTCCATTTATCCACACAGTAAGATTGGATTTGGCTGTTCCTATGTGTAGAAAAATTTGTTTCCCATCCCAATTTTTATCGATGGTAATTGCTCTTCTATAAACGCCTGTAGGATTGTATTTTGTTGGGACAAAAGGGGGATTTATAGCAATATATTTAGCAAAATCGTAGGTTGTATTGGTATAAATCGGATAACCATAACCGTTTACATCCCAATTGGCTGGAATTTTAAAATCATCCCAAGTTGTATCATTAAAATCACTTTTTTCAAATCCGCTAGGCAAATCATTCGGACTTGCTACATATTTAAATTTCCACAATCCATTGATGTCCAAATAATTTTCGGAAAGTTTCCAATCATTTTTGGCTAACAAAGCTTCATTTTCATACACAAAATAGGAAGCGTGCATAGGTTCTCTATTATCGGCATTGATTTTTTCATTTAACCAAAAAGGTGTTTCCCCCTGTGCAAAAGACGGAGCTACCGACGCAAGTATAAAAGTGAATATAAAGAGTGTATTTCTCATTAAAAGTTACAAATTATTTATCCCAAGTCATTTTGAATTTAGCATCTTCCATTCGGTTTCCTTTTTCATCATCGCAAACTGCATAGTTGAAACCAGAACGCAAACTATATCCAGAATACTC
The Flavobacterium sp. WC2421 genome window above contains:
- a CDS encoding alpha-L-fucosidase, which encodes MKKGIVILAMLFSAQLFSQAIYEDERYVPETDPLVLKNLDEWQGKKFGLLMHWGTYSEWGIVESWSICPEDYGWCERTKGSDPANYNTYVKDYEGLKKTFNPVKFNPEKWAKVAKAAGMKYMVFTTKHHDGFNMFDTKYSDYKVTDSECAFSTNPRANITKEVFNAFRKEKMWIGAYFSKPDWHNKNYWNPYFPPFDRNVNYDPATYPDKWKKYTDFTHNQILELLSDYGKVDILWLDGGWVAKTPENEVKKGYVEKFAENESGNGFIKHRVVDQDIKMDELVVEARQKQPGLIVVDRAVHGKNQNYLTPENRVPEKTLPYPWESCITSGGGWSYTPDAKYMTGRQGIQMLIDVVAKGGNLLLNVAPGPDGEWQQGAYDLLAQYGAWMKVNSTAIYNTKPIAPYKENNICMTQNKVGNVFLFYMAKTGENKIPSELVVKSISPKKGTKITMLGSSLKLKWTKLGEGFRVIIPESLRNNLPCKEAWTLKIEKINR
- a CDS encoding GH92 family glycosyl hydrolase; translation: MKYLKFLVYLLCFSCSNKTIEFLKTTEKAVNVVDYVNPLMGTDSDYSLSNGNTYPVIATPWAMNFWTPTTSKMGDGWCYKYDDNKIRGIKQTHQPSPWINDYAAFSLMAVTGDLKYKEDERESWFSHKAEIAKPYYYSVYLADYDVTAEVSPTERAAHFKFTFPEAKTSYIMLDAFFKGSMVKIIPAERKIIGYCRNNSGGVPDNFHNYFVAEFDKDFEINDTWTDGWKLMENSTESEGKHVGAIIGFKTKKGEVVHVKVASSFISPEQAQLNLDKEIGTDTFEQTKEKAKQAWEKELSRIQVEDDNIDHIRTFYSSLYRVLLFPRKFYEFDKNNNVVHYSPYNGKVNPGYMFTDNGFWDTFRAVFPFFNMMYPELNSHIMDGLANTYKESGWLPEWASPGHRDCMVGSNSATIIADAFLKGGKNINGELLLEAMLKNATVEKGRPVSSVGREGLNYYNSLGYVPYNVRINENVARTLEYAFADFTIGKMAQKLGKTDIANTYLKKSLNYKNVFDPSVNLMRGKNKEGDFQSPFNPLKWGDAFTEGNSLHYTWSVFHDVQGLINLMGGKDKFASKLDEVFSMPPSFDDSYYGQTIHEIREMQVANMGNYAHGNQPIQHMIYLYNYANQSYKAQQKVREVLTKLYAATPDGYCGDEDNGQTSAWYVFSSLGFYPVTPAVNQYVIGSPLFKKAILHLENGKTFEIDAKDNSQSNFYIQSASLNGKTYSNSYLKFEDIQKGGKLDFNLGDIPNKDWAGKPENVPYSLSNETK
- a CDS encoding family 20 glycosylhydrolase; protein product: MSRLKTIILAILLGISGSCVSQNALTEKDIHIIPVPAKMIVNKGKFQFSNSTRFIVNGNSQKEIATALINKFEAAAGWKPQFATKVPKSNYILFKVDKNLNREAYKLEVNAKAIIVTAKENAGFIYALETIRQLSPTAIESKSIVPNVKWEVPNVTITDEPRFQWRGLMLDLSRHFFDKAYVLETIDRLAMLKMNVLHLHLVDDQGWRIEIKKYPKLTEVGGWRVNQENLFWNSRRKVNADEKGTYGGFLTQEELKEIVKYAQSKNVEIIPEIEMPAHVSSAIASYPELACFNQQIGVPSGGVWPITDIYCAGKDSTFEFLQNVLDEVFAIFPSKYIHIGGDEATKTNWETCPFCQKRMKDEGLKSTHELQSYFVKRMEKYINSKGKRVIGWDEILEGGLAPDATVMSWRGTKGGIEATEQGHDVVMTPDSHCYINFYQGPQNEEPLAFDAFLPLSKVYEFDPIVESMTPAEAKHVLGGQANLWSEYITTPSASEYMIFPRLAALAEAVWSPKEVRSWKSFINRLPSLLNRFDYLGINYAKSAYLIISSSTADLKNKTVKVALKNELQKKDIRYVFGDKSLTHNPIKYTDSIVLNKTTILKASLFENDKSRGKVLIDTIQFHKGFGSKISFKTSYNDNYKGNSPLSLVNIIRGTKDFHDGQWQAWLANDMEAVIELGAAQSINEVRLGSIENQGAGIFFPIAIKVLVSNDGVTYKEMGQLLHPFVTNSKSELKDFIINFNAINAKFVKVIATNLKKSPKGESVFMFFDEIVIN
- a CDS encoding glycoside hydrolase family 2 TIM barrel-domain containing protein, with the protein product MRNTLFIFTFILASVAPSFAQGETPFWLNEKINADNREPMHASYFVYENEALLAKNDWKLSENYLDINGLWKFKYVASPNDLPSGFEKSDFNDTTWDDFKIPANWDVNGYGYPIYTNTTYDFAKYIAINPPFVPTKYNPTGVYRRAITIDKNWDGKQIFLHIGTAKSNLTVWINGQYVGYGEDGKLPQEFDITSFLKTGKNTITLKVMKWSDGSYLECQDFWRMSGITRESYLYARNKVHLKDFEVTPDLDASYVNGTLKIATEFSGYNKKDSYFLEVELKEGAKTILSNTQKLNTTNKLVFNLAVDNPKKWSAEVPNLYQLNFILKDKKGNVVEVITQNVGFRKVEIKGGQLLVNGKAVYIKGVNRMETDPTTGQTISRARMEQDIQILKQYNINALRMSHYPNDEYFYELCDKYGIYLVDEANLESHGMGYDVDKTLGNKTAWELAHFQRISRMVERDKNHPSIIIWSMGNEGGNGYNFYRAYLWLKNRDASRPIQYERASYAGWDGKNMKFDWDSDIIDPQYSAPTAMEEYIAANPNPERPYILSEYAHAMGNSMGNFKDYWDVFRAHKNFQGGFVWDMIDQSVYKTREDGKKVFAYGGDFGPKDVPSANNFLNNGVFNPERQPNPHAFEMRNVYQNIGTSWSNKEATTIKVFNEFFFKDLSNVNLHWKLMLDGVEDSNGTIASLDINPQQSKEYVLLINLQGKKFQEAFVNVSYTLQEEEPFLPKDFEIATEQLILVGRWKNDAKVVGAAKIIVLKNPNSTVFKSDKTEIIFDKKTGFISGYTYDNQTILKEGYQLRPDFWRAPNDNDFGAGLQQRLLPWKEAMENPKLLSWNFTITKDNKIIVKATYSLPEVAAELALNYEINSNGELSVQQVLNIDKTKEEPMLPRFGMELVVPKTFNTMEYYGRGPHENYIDRNYSSHVGLYKQTVSEQYYPYIRPQETGNKTDVRWLNLSNDKIQLKVESEDLLGITALHYLMDDCDDGLEKDQRNAADIMERDLTSLKIDFKQMGIGGIDSWQSWPMEKYRLLDKIYQYQFKITPTLNQ